The following proteins come from a genomic window of Trinickia caryophylli:
- a CDS encoding LysR family transcriptional regulator, whose protein sequence is MNAQAATVALVNRLKFKHLALLVALDDARNVHLAAEAINVAQPSASRMLGDIEEAFGFRLFERNARGIEPTALGAATLAYARRALAELTRFAEDLEVKRKGGHGQLTVGAIMGAAPDLLATAVATLKTERPLLNVRVLGETSDQLVQLLHRREVDLALGRLTTPLAHNDFHFEPLARETLTLVVRVRHPLANTRRVTLRELMDWPWVAQPVTSPARILFEEELARAGLATPANLTECASIFATLQLLEKYDAVAMLPESVVRDHVRGNLLVPLPLEIGKSLPGFGILTRKAEPLNEPAEHFVGLLRRFSQPLAAEQFAVHDRNTPSLPIY, encoded by the coding sequence ATGAACGCTCAGGCTGCTACCGTCGCGCTCGTCAACCGGCTCAAGTTCAAACACCTTGCGCTGCTCGTCGCGCTCGACGATGCGCGCAACGTCCATCTGGCCGCCGAAGCGATCAACGTTGCCCAACCGAGCGCGAGCCGGATGTTGGGCGACATCGAGGAGGCCTTCGGCTTCCGCCTCTTCGAGCGCAACGCGCGCGGCATCGAACCCACCGCACTCGGAGCCGCCACACTGGCCTACGCCCGCCGCGCGCTAGCCGAACTCACGCGCTTTGCGGAAGACCTCGAGGTCAAGCGCAAGGGCGGCCACGGGCAGCTCACCGTCGGCGCGATCATGGGCGCCGCGCCAGACCTGCTCGCCACCGCCGTCGCCACCCTCAAAACCGAACGCCCGCTCTTGAACGTGCGCGTGCTCGGCGAAACGAGCGACCAGCTCGTGCAATTGCTGCACCGCCGCGAGGTCGATCTCGCGCTGGGCCGTCTCACGACGCCCCTCGCCCATAACGACTTCCATTTCGAGCCTCTCGCGCGCGAAACGCTGACGCTCGTCGTTCGCGTGCGCCATCCGCTCGCGAACACCCGACGCGTCACGCTGCGCGAGCTGATGGACTGGCCGTGGGTAGCCCAACCCGTCACCTCGCCGGCGCGCATCCTCTTCGAGGAAGAACTCGCGCGCGCGGGCCTGGCTACGCCGGCCAACCTGACCGAATGCGCATCGATCTTCGCCACGCTGCAACTGCTCGAAAAATACGACGCCGTCGCCATGCTGCCCGAATCGGTCGTGCGCGACCACGTGCGGGGTAATCTGCTCGTGCCACTGCCGCTCGAGATCGGCAAAAGTCTGCCCGGGTTCGGCATACTCACGCGCAAGGCAGAACCGCTCAACGAGCCGGCCGAACATTTCGTCGGCCTGCTGCGGCGCTTCTCTCAACCGCTGGCCGCCGAGCAGTTCGCCGTTCATGATCGCAATACCCCTTCGCTGCCGATCTACTGA